A single genomic interval of Chryseobacterium paludis harbors:
- a CDS encoding CoA transferase subunit B, protein MLTKEQIAKRISKELKDRYYVNLGIGIPTLVANYVPDGIDVEFQSENGVLGMGPFPFEGEEDADIINAGKQTITILPGGSFFDSAFSFGMIRGQKVDLTILGAMEVSENGDIANWKIPGKMVKGMGGAMDLVASAENIIVAMMHVNKAGESKILKKCTLPLTGVNCVKRVVTELAVLDVTPAGFKLVERAPGISVEHIIKSTEADLIIEGDIPEMQF, encoded by the coding sequence ATGCTCACAAAAGAACAAATTGCTAAAAGAATTTCAAAAGAACTGAAAGACCGCTACTATGTAAACCTGGGAATAGGGATTCCTACTCTGGTTGCCAACTACGTTCCAGATGGTATAGACGTAGAGTTTCAGAGTGAAAATGGAGTTCTCGGAATGGGACCTTTCCCTTTTGAAGGCGAAGAAGATGCCGATATTATTAATGCCGGAAAACAGACGATTACGATATTGCCAGGAGGATCATTCTTCGATTCTGCTTTCAGTTTTGGAATGATCAGAGGTCAGAAAGTAGATCTAACCATTCTTGGAGCGATGGAAGTTTCTGAAAATGGAGATATTGCCAACTGGAAAATTCCTGGAAAAATGGTGAAGGGAATGGGTGGTGCAATGGACTTAGTAGCTTCTGCTGAAAATATCATCGTTGCAATGATGCACGTAAACAAAGCAGGAGAAAGTAAAATTCTAAAGAAATGTACGCTTCCATTAACAGGTGTAAACTGCGTGAAAAGAGTAGTGACAGAATTAGCAGTACTGGATGTCACTCCTGCAGGTTTTAAGCTCGTTGAAAGAGCACCAGGAATTTCAGTAGAACATATTATCAAATCTACAGAAGCAGATCTTATCATTGAAGGGGATATTCCTGAAATGCAATTCTAA
- a CDS encoding DUF4197 domain-containing protein, protein MRKTIFLAAGLLFSVSSQAQLLDIIKSTVKDKTGVDLNNPGKTKNTTTSNTTAISTSSPNRSSSINLNNLTSSQISSGLKEALSLGVTDGVKKLALTDGFLKNEAVKILMPEKLRKVDTTLRSLGMGKLADEGVKLLNRAAEDAVTEAAPIFTNAITSMTITDAKNILLGSNNAATNYLQTKTQSQLFTAFQPKVQASLGKVGADTVWKNLISKYNMFTGQSVTTDLNEYVTTETINGVFKMVAEKESGIRNTPAMRTTSILQKVFGAQDGK, encoded by the coding sequence ATGAGAAAAACTATTTTTCTGGCTGCTGGATTATTATTTTCAGTTTCGTCTCAAGCCCAACTTTTAGACATTATAAAATCTACTGTTAAGGATAAAACGGGAGTTGATCTAAATAATCCCGGTAAAACAAAAAATACCACTACATCCAATACGACTGCCATATCTACCTCATCTCCCAATAGATCGTCCTCTATTAATCTGAACAATCTTACCTCATCACAGATCTCATCTGGATTAAAGGAAGCTTTAAGTCTTGGAGTAACTGATGGTGTAAAAAAACTGGCTTTAACTGATGGATTTTTAAAAAATGAGGCTGTAAAAATTTTAATGCCTGAAAAATTACGGAAAGTCGACACTACGTTACGTTCTTTAGGAATGGGTAAACTAGCAGATGAGGGGGTAAAATTATTAAACAGAGCTGCTGAAGATGCGGTAACAGAAGCCGCTCCTATTTTCACGAATGCCATTACTTCCATGACCATTACGGATGCTAAAAATATTTTATTAGGTTCCAATAATGCAGCAACCAATTATTTGCAGACTAAAACCCAAAGCCAACTGTTTACCGCTTTCCAGCCAAAAGTACAGGCTTCTTTAGGAAAAGTAGGAGCTGATACGGTTTGGAAAAATCTTATTTCAAAATACAATATGTTTACTGGACAGTCTGTAACTACTGATCTTAACGAATATGTTACCACAGAAACTATTAATGGCGTATTCAAAATGGTGGCAGAAAAAGAAAGTGGAATAAGAAATACTCCGGCTATGAGAACGACAAGTATATTGCAGAAGGTTTTCGGAGCTCAGGATGGAAAATGA
- a CDS encoding glycoside hydrolase family 20 protein gives MRRFLFIFSAIFSTVFHAQKKPNLIPYPQSVNMQAGKFEIPETLILNDKLPKEETEYLKKRLGSQVKFKSSSSTEKVHVMHLLFPQPKIPINAEADKEKYSIYISPKRILISSYTKQGYFLALQTLIQLFEEHREDKQIPAMEINDSPKFAWRGMHLDVCRHFFTVDEVKQYIDYLAMYKLNTFHWHLTDDQGWRIEIKKYPKLTEIGSKRKESMIGAYVDNTFDGKPYGPYFYTQEQIKEVVKYAEQRHITIVPEIEMPGHALAALSAYPELACTKGPFEAATKWGVFDDVFCPKEETFTFLENVLDEVMQLFPSQYIHIGGDECPKTRWKECAHCQELIKKNNLKDEHGLQSYFIQTIEKYVNSKGRKIIGWDEILEGGLAPNAAVMSWTGVNGGIEAAKSKHFAVMTPGAFCYFDHYQGDPQSEPNAFGGFTPLDKVYSYDPIPSELNAEQAKYILGVQANLWTEYILDFKQVQYMIFPRLMALSEVAWGTADSKNYKDFENRVIQQFKVLDKMKVNYAKSIYNISGKVIPAVNGVAYELSTSQNSNGIKYTTDGTDPTINSQSYQEVIPVSKAMTVKSAYFEEGQLKSAVSTQQFTPSKTTGKNISLEQQPSENYSFGGAFTLVDGIIGNQKQLGKTWLGFNGKDVVAVIDLGQKTQFSEIYFNTLENKGSWIHLAKSTQIFVSDDNTNFKMIKEIGKEEIQNSKGKVRLNIGNQNSKYIKIKIENAGIIPAGNPGADSKAWLFVDEIGAL, from the coding sequence ATGCGACGTTTTCTATTTATATTTTCTGCTATTTTTTCCACTGTTTTTCATGCTCAGAAGAAACCAAATTTAATTCCTTATCCACAAAGTGTAAATATGCAGGCCGGGAAGTTTGAAATTCCAGAAACACTAATACTGAATGATAAACTTCCGAAAGAAGAAACAGAATATTTAAAAAAACGTCTAGGTTCCCAGGTTAAATTTAAATCCAGTAGCAGTACAGAAAAAGTTCATGTGATGCATTTGCTGTTTCCACAGCCAAAAATCCCAATTAATGCTGAAGCAGATAAAGAAAAGTATTCTATTTACATTTCTCCCAAAAGAATTTTGATAAGTTCCTATACCAAGCAGGGGTATTTTCTTGCACTTCAAACGTTGATTCAGTTGTTTGAAGAGCATAGGGAAGACAAGCAAATTCCTGCTATGGAAATTAATGATTCTCCAAAATTTGCATGGCGTGGAATGCATCTGGATGTTTGTCGTCATTTTTTTACCGTGGATGAAGTGAAACAGTATATCGATTATCTGGCGATGTATAAGCTGAATACTTTTCACTGGCATTTAACTGATGACCAGGGATGGAGAATTGAGATCAAAAAATATCCAAAGCTTACCGAAATAGGTTCTAAAAGAAAAGAATCGATGATCGGAGCTTATGTTGATAATACATTTGACGGAAAACCATATGGCCCCTATTTTTATACCCAGGAGCAGATTAAGGAAGTGGTTAAATATGCTGAACAAAGACATATCACTATTGTTCCCGAAATTGAAATGCCGGGTCATGCTTTAGCTGCACTTTCAGCTTATCCAGAATTAGCTTGTACAAAAGGACCTTTTGAAGCTGCTACGAAATGGGGTGTTTTTGATGATGTATTTTGTCCAAAAGAAGAAACTTTTACATTTTTGGAAAACGTTTTGGACGAGGTTATGCAACTTTTTCCATCTCAGTATATCCATATTGGTGGCGACGAGTGCCCGAAGACCAGATGGAAAGAATGTGCACATTGTCAGGAATTAATAAAGAAAAATAACCTGAAAGACGAACATGGTTTACAAAGTTATTTTATTCAGACCATTGAAAAATATGTGAACAGCAAAGGAAGAAAAATAATTGGCTGGGACGAAATTTTAGAAGGTGGATTAGCTCCAAATGCAGCCGTAATGAGTTGGACAGGGGTAAATGGAGGAATTGAAGCGGCGAAATCCAAACATTTTGCCGTGATGACTCCCGGAGCTTTCTGCTATTTTGACCATTATCAGGGAGATCCACAATCGGAGCCAAATGCTTTTGGTGGATTTACTCCTTTAGATAAAGTGTATTCCTATGATCCTATCCCTTCGGAATTAAATGCTGAGCAGGCAAAATACATTTTGGGGGTTCAGGCTAATTTATGGACTGAATATATTCTCGATTTTAAACAGGTGCAGTATATGATTTTTCCAAGGTTAATGGCACTCTCAGAAGTTGCTTGGGGAACAGCGGATTCTAAAAATTATAAAGATTTTGAAAACAGGGTCATACAGCAGTTTAAGGTTTTAGATAAAATGAAGGTGAATTATGCTAAAAGCATTTATAATATTTCAGGAAAAGTAATTCCTGCAGTGAATGGTGTTGCTTATGAATTGTCAACTTCTCAAAATTCCAATGGAATAAAATACACAACGGACGGAACGGATCCGACAATAAACTCTCAATCTTATCAGGAGGTTATTCCTGTATCTAAGGCCATGACAGTGAAGTCTGCCTATTTTGAAGAAGGTCAACTAAAAAGTGCTGTTTCCACACAACAGTTTACCCCTTCCAAAACGACAGGAAAGAACATTAGCCTGGAACAACAGCCAAGTGAAAATTACTCTTTTGGAGGCGCTTTCACTTTAGTGGACGGGATTATTGGAAATCAAAAGCAGTTAGGGAAAACGTGGTTAGGATTTAATGGAAAAGATGTTGTAGCAGTTATTGACTTAGGACAGAAAACACAGTTTTCAGAAATCTATTTCAATACTCTGGAGAATAAGGGAAGTTGGATTCATCTTGCTAAATCAACACAGATTTTTGTTTCCGATGACAACACTAATTTTAAAATGATCAAAGAAATTGGAAAAGAAGAAATTCAGAACTCAAAAGGAAAAGTAAGATTGAATATAGGAAATCAGAACTCAAAATATATTAAAATTAAAATAGAAAATGCAGGAATTATACCAGCCGGAAATCCGGGAGCTGATTCTAAAGCTTGGCTTTTCGTAGATGAAATAGGAGCTTTATAA
- a CDS encoding isoaspartyl peptidase/L-asparaginase family protein: protein MNSRRKFLKNTALASSALLMNPLDLIAKELPENNKIINKPIVLSTWNFGLKANEEAWTILGKNGRALDAVEKGVRLVELDPTERSVGYGGRPDRDGRVTLDACIMDENYNIGSVACIENVKNPISVARAVMEKTPHVMLVGDGALQFALSQGFKKENLLTPESEKEWKEWLKSSKYQPVVNIENHDTIGMIALDAQGNLSGACTTSGMAFKMHGRVGDSPIIGAGLFVDNEVGAATATGHGEEVIRTVGTHLVVELMRQGRNPQQACKEAVERIVKIAQRRNKNLKDIQVGFIALNKNGEYGSYCIQDGFNFAVHDQKGNRLETPEFALKK from the coding sequence ATGAACTCAAGAAGAAAATTTTTAAAAAATACAGCACTTGCTTCTTCAGCATTATTAATGAATCCTTTGGATTTAATAGCTAAAGAGCTTCCTGAAAATAATAAAATCATCAATAAACCCATTGTACTTTCTACATGGAACTTTGGTTTAAAAGCCAATGAAGAAGCATGGACAATTCTTGGTAAAAACGGAAGAGCATTAGATGCTGTTGAAAAAGGAGTACGTTTGGTAGAGTTGGATCCTACGGAGAGAAGCGTAGGTTATGGTGGACGTCCCGACAGAGATGGAAGAGTAACACTAGATGCCTGTATTATGGATGAAAATTATAATATCGGATCTGTTGCCTGTATAGAAAATGTTAAAAATCCGATTTCTGTAGCAAGAGCGGTTATGGAAAAAACACCCCATGTTATGTTGGTGGGAGATGGTGCCCTTCAATTTGCCTTATCACAGGGTTTTAAAAAAGAAAATCTATTGACCCCAGAGTCTGAAAAAGAGTGGAAAGAATGGCTGAAAAGCAGCAAGTATCAGCCGGTTGTCAACATTGAAAATCATGATACGATAGGAATGATCGCATTAGATGCACAGGGAAATCTTTCCGGAGCATGTACAACTAGTGGAATGGCTTTTAAAATGCATGGAAGAGTAGGAGATTCTCCAATTATCGGTGCCGGTTTATTCGTAGATAATGAAGTAGGCGCCGCAACAGCTACGGGGCATGGAGAAGAAGTGATCAGAACAGTGGGAACGCATCTGGTAGTAGAACTAATGAGACAAGGGAGAAATCCCCAGCAAGCCTGTAAAGAAGCAGTAGAAAGAATTGTAAAGATTGCACAAAGAAGAAACAAAAACCTAAAAGATATTCAGGTGGGTTTTATAGCTTTAAATAAAAACGGGGAATATGGATCTTATTGTATCCAGGATGGATTTAATTTTGCGGTTCATGATCAAAAAGGAAACCGATTGGAAACTCCTGAATTTGCATTAAAAAAGTAA
- a CDS encoding copper homeostasis protein CutC produces MSKIEIACFNPQSAIIAFENGADRIEFCDGLSEGGTTPSFETTKELREKINIPVFVMIRPRGGDFTYSEAEFEQMKNELTQLKSLNVDGFVFGILDENDEVNVEQNKILVQLAQPLPCTFHRAFDRAKGLEDSLEKVIDCGFKTILTSGQKPNVSEGKENLKTLVELSDGRIEILIGGGLRSTNIQDIREFTSAGYFHSSAITDGGQFANADEVVALKNK; encoded by the coding sequence ATGTCAAAGATAGAAATAGCCTGCTTTAACCCACAGTCTGCAATAATTGCTTTTGAAAATGGCGCAGACAGAATAGAATTTTGTGATGGATTAAGTGAAGGTGGTACAACACCAAGTTTTGAAACAACAAAAGAACTCAGAGAAAAAATAAACATTCCGGTTTTTGTAATGATTCGTCCTCGTGGGGGAGATTTTACCTATTCTGAAGCAGAATTTGAACAGATGAAGAACGAGTTGACCCAATTGAAATCATTAAATGTTGATGGCTTTGTTTTCGGAATTTTAGATGAAAATGATGAGGTTAATGTTGAGCAAAATAAAATTTTGGTTCAATTAGCTCAACCTCTTCCATGTACTTTTCATCGTGCTTTTGACAGAGCAAAAGGATTGGAGGATTCTTTGGAAAAAGTAATTGATTGTGGTTTTAAAACCATTCTTACTTCTGGACAAAAGCCTAATGTTTCTGAAGGCAAAGAAAACCTTAAAACATTAGTTGAGCTGTCTGATGGGAGAATAGAAATTCTTATTGGCGGAGGGCTAAGATCAACTAATATTCAGGATATCAGGGAATTTACCAGTGCTGGATACTTTCATTCTTCAGCTATTACTGATGGTGGACAATTTGCGAATGCAGATGAAGTAGTTGCTTTGAAGAATAAGTAG
- a CDS encoding GxxExxY protein, with protein MTENELSYKIIGAALEVHKNIGVGLLENAYETALAYELTKMGLHYM; from the coding sequence ATGACAGAAAATGAATTGTCCTATAAAATTATAGGTGCAGCGTTAGAAGTTCATAAAAATATAGGAGTTGGACTACTAGAGAATGCTTATGAGACTGCATTGGCTTATGAATTAACAAAGATGGGCTTACATTACATGTAG
- a CDS encoding GxxExxY protein, protein MIENSYRIDIMVNNKVIEVKSVLEMNPIFYSQVLTYLKLTNIKLGLLINFNCPLIKDGIHRIVNKLINE, encoded by the coding sequence ATGATTGAAAATTCGTATAGAATTGATATCATGGTTAATAATAAGGTAATTGAAGTAAAGTCGGTGCTAGAAATGAATCCTATATTTTATTCGCAAGTATTGACTTATTTAAAACTGACAAATATTAAACTTGGATTACTGATTAATTTTAATTGTCCTCTTATCAAAGATGGAATCCATAGAATTGTAAATAAACTTATTAATGAATAA
- a CDS encoding beta-mannosidase yields the protein MNKTFLFIFLFIQNLLFAQFSERSLSSEKWQFKNSKEQKWLPAKVPGTVHLDLMNNQLIPDPYKDENEKKSQWIENEDWDYQTHFNISSEELENQNIDLVFEGLDTFSEIYLNGKLLKKTDNMFRKWEFLVKQYVKMGDNLLQIKFRSAVNVGKELAKKVPFMMPESPRSFVRKAQYQFGWDWGPRLVTAGIWKDVKLSFWNNAKLENVKFEQKGLTKQMADLNFHFEIFADNEGIYEISIDNKKNQLQLKKGSNNVDIPFTIENPKLWQPNGWGDPNLYTVKVSLQKDSKIISNEDLRIGLRTIEFIQEKDGKGKSFYFKVNGHPLYIKGTNWIPADSFSPRITKGKYQQLIKDSKEANMNMIRIWGGGIYEDDEFYRACDENGILVWQDFMFAGSFYPADEDFLNNVKEEVRGQVNRLQNHPSIALWCGNNEVDEAIVNWEYQKQFKYSKEDSLQVWKDYKKVFHEVIPNTLKENLAADKNIYWPSSPSIGWGHKESLTEGDSHYWGVWWGEQPFEIYNEKVGRFMSEYGFQGMPSLETTESMFSGDPDLSLQSPTIKAHEKHGRGWEIINKYMERDYPVPTDFVKYNYVSQLLQARGMQIAIEAHRRAKPYNMGTLYWQLNDCWPVVSWSSIDYLGNWKALHYQIKRSFEQQVLLTEEKEGTLNLYAINDNQNVFRNLTVEIKVVKFNGEVIGTVSSEEKTLNEIVKFDPVKIDRLISDSSKNEVFLKLTLKGENAKIVAENNFFFGKPKDLKLTKPNITIRKISPTEIEVSTDVLAKDVYLLGDIHFSDNFFDLLPKSSKRIKLSKSLEKVEVMSLWNTVNP from the coding sequence ATGAATAAAACGTTCCTTTTTATTTTTCTATTTATCCAAAATCTTCTTTTTGCACAGTTTTCAGAGCGCAGTTTGTCCTCTGAAAAATGGCAGTTTAAAAATTCAAAAGAACAAAAATGGCTTCCTGCAAAAGTGCCAGGAACGGTTCATTTGGATCTCATGAATAATCAATTGATTCCGGATCCTTACAAGGATGAAAATGAGAAGAAATCTCAATGGATAGAAAATGAAGATTGGGATTATCAGACCCATTTTAATATATCATCTGAAGAATTAGAAAATCAAAATATAGATCTTGTTTTTGAAGGATTAGATACTTTTTCTGAAATTTACCTTAACGGAAAACTCCTCAAGAAAACAGATAATATGTTCAGGAAATGGGAATTTCTTGTGAAGCAATATGTAAAAATGGGCGACAATCTTCTGCAGATTAAATTCAGATCGGCAGTAAATGTAGGAAAAGAACTGGCAAAAAAGGTTCCTTTTATGATGCCCGAAAGCCCAAGAAGTTTTGTGAGAAAAGCTCAATATCAATTCGGATGGGATTGGGGTCCTAGATTAGTGACAGCAGGAATTTGGAAAGATGTAAAACTGAGCTTCTGGAATAATGCTAAACTTGAAAATGTAAAATTTGAACAAAAAGGCCTAACCAAACAAATGGCTGATTTAAATTTTCATTTTGAAATCTTTGCTGATAATGAAGGCATCTATGAAATTTCGATTGATAATAAAAAAAATCAACTCCAATTAAAGAAGGGAAGCAATAATGTAGATATTCCTTTTACAATAGAGAATCCCAAATTATGGCAGCCAAATGGATGGGGAGATCCTAATTTGTATACGGTTAAAGTTTCCTTACAAAAAGATTCAAAAATTATTTCAAATGAGGATTTGAGAATCGGATTGAGAACGATAGAATTTATTCAGGAAAAAGATGGAAAAGGAAAGTCTTTTTATTTTAAAGTAAATGGACATCCATTATACATAAAAGGAACCAACTGGATTCCGGCAGACAGCTTTTCACCAAGAATTACCAAGGGGAAATATCAGCAATTGATCAAAGATTCTAAAGAAGCAAATATGAATATGATTCGTATCTGGGGAGGTGGGATTTATGAAGATGATGAATTCTATAGAGCCTGTGATGAAAATGGAATCCTGGTATGGCAGGATTTTATGTTTGCTGGCAGCTTTTATCCAGCTGATGAGGACTTTTTGAATAACGTAAAAGAAGAAGTAAGAGGTCAGGTTAATCGATTACAAAATCATCCTTCTATTGCTTTATGGTGTGGGAATAATGAGGTAGATGAGGCTATTGTTAACTGGGAATATCAGAAGCAATTTAAATATTCAAAAGAAGATTCCCTACAGGTTTGGAAAGATTATAAAAAGGTTTTCCATGAAGTAATTCCAAATACTTTAAAAGAGAATTTAGCTGCTGATAAAAATATCTATTGGCCAAGTTCACCATCCATTGGTTGGGGTCATAAAGAAAGTTTAACAGAAGGTGATTCTCATTATTGGGGTGTTTGGTGGGGTGAGCAGCCTTTCGAAATATATAATGAAAAAGTAGGTCGCTTTATGTCGGAATATGGTTTCCAGGGAATGCCAAGTCTGGAAACGACTGAATCTATGTTTTCTGGAGATCCTGATCTAAGCTTGCAAAGTCCTACGATAAAAGCTCACGAAAAACATGGAAGAGGTTGGGAGATCATTAACAAATATATGGAGCGCGATTATCCTGTTCCAACTGATTTTGTAAAATATAATTATGTTTCTCAATTGCTACAGGCTCGAGGAATGCAAATTGCAATTGAAGCCCACCGTCGTGCAAAACCCTATAATATGGGAACTTTATACTGGCAGCTAAACGATTGCTGGCCCGTTGTTTCATGGTCTTCCATTGATTACCTGGGAAATTGGAAAGCTTTGCACTATCAAATAAAAAGAAGTTTTGAACAGCAGGTTTTATTGACTGAAGAAAAAGAAGGGACTTTGAATTTGTATGCTATCAATGATAATCAGAATGTATTTAGGAATCTGACTGTTGAAATAAAGGTTGTTAAGTTTAATGGAGAAGTGATCGGGACAGTGAGTTCTGAAGAAAAAACGCTGAATGAAATTGTAAAATTTGATCCAGTAAAAATAGATCGTTTAATTTCTGATTCATCTAAAAATGAAGTCTTTTTAAAGTTGACCTTAAAAGGCGAGAATGCTAAAATAGTAGCTGAAAATAATTTCTTTTTTGGAAAACCTAAAGATTTAAAGCTGACTAAACCCAATATTACAATCAGGAAAATTTCACCAACTGAAATTGAAGTCTCTACCGATGTTTTAGCAAAAGATGTTTATTTATTAGGGGATATTCATTTTAGTGATAACTTTTTTGACTTACTTCCAAAAAGCTCAAAACGGATTAAACTATCAAAATCTTTAGAAAAAGTTGAGGTAATGAGCTTGTGGAACACAGTTAATCCCTGA
- a CDS encoding AEC family transporter, translated as MVNFVLIAVCILAGMLLKATKSIHPDAHKGINTWILYLALPAVSFKYLPKVHWTLEMLFPIVATFLIAVFCFVFMAVYSMKKGYSRRSQSTMELISGYSNTSFIGFPLISAFYGERLLSIAVICDQTMFFSLSTLGIIAAVKGGSTSGKVGAQFILKRLITFPPLVGCISAIILSQFIDFTVAEPLFDKLAATVSPLALFSVGLQLKFNGWKKLIPQMSVSMLYKLILAPAIVLGLALLLGIKGDVAKITIFEAAMPTVVTSSIIVEQFRLNTKLTNLTIGFSIIVGFLTTAVWYRIIEMFF; from the coding sequence ATGGTGAATTTTGTTTTGATCGCGGTATGTATTTTGGCTGGAATGCTATTGAAAGCAACTAAATCCATCCATCCTGATGCTCACAAAGGGATCAATACCTGGATCCTCTACCTTGCTCTTCCAGCGGTTTCATTCAAATATTTGCCGAAAGTTCATTGGACACTGGAAATGCTTTTTCCTATTGTTGCTACATTTCTTATTGCTGTGTTCTGTTTTGTTTTTATGGCGGTTTATAGTATGAAAAAAGGGTATTCAAGGCGTTCGCAAAGTACGATGGAACTCATTAGTGGATATAGTAATACTTCTTTTATCGGCTTTCCTTTGATCAGTGCTTTTTATGGAGAGCGTCTTTTAAGTATTGCTGTAATTTGTGATCAGACCATGTTTTTCAGTCTTTCGACTTTAGGAATTATTGCAGCAGTAAAAGGCGGGAGCACCTCAGGAAAGGTTGGTGCTCAGTTTATTTTAAAAAGGCTGATCACCTTTCCGCCATTGGTAGGATGTATAAGTGCAATCATTCTTTCTCAGTTTATTGATTTTACAGTGGCAGAACCATTGTTTGACAAATTAGCAGCAACGGTGAGCCCATTAGCTTTGTTTTCTGTAGGATTGCAACTTAAATTCAACGGTTGGAAAAAACTTATCCCTCAAATGTCGGTTTCCATGTTATATAAGTTAATTTTAGCACCAGCTATTGTTTTGGGATTGGCCCTGTTATTAGGAATAAAAGGAGATGTTGCTAAAATTACTATTTTCGAAGCAGCTATGCCTACTGTTGTTACTTCAAGTATTATTGTTGAGCAGTTTAGACTCAATACCAAACTAACTAATTTGACCATTGGTTTCAGTATTATCGTAGGGTTTTTAACAACTGCTGTCTGGTATAGAATAATTGAAATGTTCTTTTAA
- a CDS encoding sulfite exporter TauE/SafE family protein, translated as MENYILLFFIGLMAGAINAAAGGGSFITFPALIYAGVPPIQANASSTVALFPGSLASAWKFKEYIKPFPDISITAMIILTLLGGCAGGLLLLYTPSSGFNLVVPWLLLLGSLAFAFGKQAGNWLRKRMHIGAGLVLGAQFLLGIYGGYFGGAVGIMMMAVWALFGLSDIKVINANKTLFTGIANAVAVILFIWAGKVYWPETCTMMMATILGGYFGAHFTKKLDPAKLRMGIVIFNFIITTVFFIKTYL; from the coding sequence ATGGAAAATTATATCCTGTTATTTTTTATTGGACTCATGGCTGGAGCGATCAATGCGGCAGCAGGAGGCGGATCGTTTATTACTTTCCCGGCGCTTATTTATGCAGGGGTTCCTCCCATTCAGGCCAATGCATCAAGTACGGTTGCCTTATTTCCCGGAAGCCTGGCCAGTGCCTGGAAATTCAAAGAATATATTAAGCCTTTTCCTGATATTTCAATCACCGCAATGATCATCCTTACTTTGTTAGGGGGCTGTGCGGGAGGTCTATTGTTGTTATATACCCCATCAAGTGGTTTTAATCTCGTTGTTCCCTGGTTGCTTTTACTAGGTTCTCTGGCCTTTGCATTTGGAAAACAAGCTGGTAACTGGCTTAGAAAAAGAATGCATATTGGTGCTGGTTTGGTACTTGGAGCACAATTTCTTTTAGGAATATATGGCGGTTATTTTGGTGGAGCAGTTGGAATTATGATGATGGCTGTTTGGGCATTATTCGGATTATCGGATATTAAGGTTATTAATGCCAATAAGACTCTTTTTACAGGAATAGCTAATGCTGTGGCAGTTATTCTGTTTATTTGGGCAGGAAAAGTATACTGGCCTGAAACCTGTACCATGATGATGGCAACAATTCTGGGAGGCTATTTTGGGGCACATTTTACAAAAAAACTCGATCCTGCGAAATTAAGAATGGGAATCGTTATTTTTAATTTTATAATTACTACAGTTTTCTTTATCAAAACATATCTTTAA